In Erigeron canadensis isolate Cc75 chromosome 1, C_canadensis_v1, whole genome shotgun sequence, a single window of DNA contains:
- the LOC122594447 gene encoding protein MOS2-like, producing the protein MKKLSFALQSSKPQKPSIKPSSSTPSSSIQKQFVTELDPSKTLSDPNSQNPNIIAPISNNWQPYKKPLDLPHKSDDPNLQFETSDSTVEPIDPNIVYSLNLRVKKNPNSDQDQGLRESNVNSGSGMDSLMLNRYRNDISKLPDDRGMDEFVDMRVEDFGAALLKGYGWVEGRGIGKNAKEDVKVVEILKRTGKEGLGFVNDMPMPMSKNDKESVPNGVKRDGNVGSGDINGKDKNLNVNQIDKNDGERKGSDRKVNDSRRDHKDENKDKKRSRDRYEYETPKKSWLNSRIRVRIISKELKGGKLYLQKGEIVDVVGPSTCDISMDSSREIVQGVEQDFLETVLPRCGGHVLVLYGRHKGVYRSLQENDMDNETAVVRDADTHALLNVKLEQIAEYVGDPDDIAY; encoded by the coding sequence ATGAAAAAACTATCATTTGCTCTACAATCATCAAAACCCCAAAAACCATCAATTAAGCCTTCTTCAtctacaccatcatcatctattcAAAAACAATTCGTTACAGAACTCGACCCATCTAAAACCCTATCCGACCCGAATTCCCAAAACCCTAATATCATTGCCCCAATTTCCAACAACTGGCAGCCTTACAAAAAGCCCCTCGACCTCCCCCATAAATCCGATGACCCCAATCTTCAATTCGAGACCTCTGATTCGACCGTCGAACCCATTGATCCGAATATCGTATACAGTCTCAATCTTCGGGTTAAGAAGAACCCGAATTCGGATCAGGATCAGGGTTTGAGAGAGAGTAATGTGAATTCGGGTTCTGGGATGGATAGTTTGATGTTAAATAGATATAGGAATGATATAAGTAAGTTGCCTGATGATAGAGGGATGGATGAGTTTGTCGATATGCGGGTTGAGGATTTCGGTGCTGCGTTATTGAAAGGTTATGGGTGGGTTGAAGGGAGAGGCATTGGGAAGAATGCTAAAGAGGATGTTAAGGTTGTCGAGATTTTGAAACGAACCGGGAAAGAAGGTTTAGGGTTTGTTAATGATATGCCTATGCCAATGTCGAAAAATGACAAGGAAAGTGTTCCAAATGGCGTAAAACGAGATGGGAATGTTGGTAGTGGTGATATAAATGGTAAAGATAAAAACTTGAATGTAAATCAGATTGATAAGAATGACGGTGAAAGGAAGGGTAGTGATAGGAAGGTTAATGATTCGAGGAGGGATCATAAGGATGAGAATAAGGATAAGAAAAGGAGTCGAGATAGATACGAATATGAAACACCGAAAAAATCTTGGTTGAATAGTCGGATCAGGGTTAGGATAATTAGCAAAGAGTTAAAAGGTGGGAAGTTGTATTTACAAAAGGGTGAGATTGTGGATGTTGTAGGGCCGTCTACGTGTGATATATCGATGGATAGTAGTAGGGAGATTGTACAAGGAGTTGAGCAGGACTTTCTCGAGACTGTGTTGCCACGATGTGGGGGGCATGTTCTTGTTTTGTATGGTAGACATAAGGGTGTGTATAGGAGTTTACAGGAGAACGATATGGATAATGAGACTGCGGTTGTTCGTGATGCAGATACTCATGCGTTGTTAAATGTTAAGTTGGAGCAAATTGCTGAGTATGTTGGAGACCCTGATGATATTGCATACTGA
- the LOC122606478 gene encoding probable inactive shikimate kinase like 2, chloroplastic isoform X1, translating into MSTPTTLSSSPLYLSSKPIKDCNSPNSLISFSKPHFSLQSLSFHPSFSLTFNPSRNPKTFICNSSSTVSTNTTNYEFSDGSDEVELRLFIGDESIQSSKDVLVDADENFITIKTRQDGSFRTAMELNLYGRIKPAETIWLLDDDQLVVNLKKQDPEMKWPDITETWESLTVGVAQLLQGVSVFLVGEFSEINYKVSRELAVGLGYTPLDTRELLETFTKQTVDSLVIAEGSDAIAEVESAILESLSSHIRSVVATIGGQHGAAARGDQWRHLYSGFTVWLSQSEAKDEAAAKEEARITIQSGSQGFTNADVVVKLSGWDPDYSKAVAQATLSALKQLILSDKKLPGKKGLYIRLGCRGDWPDIKPPGWDPSTGTVAKGTSFCLRMQTVERNS; encoded by the exons atgtccaCTCCAACCACACTATCATCATCGCCACTCTATCTCTCGTCAAAACCCATTAAAGATTGCAATTCCCCAAATTCCTTAATTTCATTCTCAAAACCTCATTTCTCACTTCAATCTTTATCGTTTCATCCTTCATTTTCACTCACTTTCAACCCATCAAGAAACCCAAAGACCTTCATCTGCAACAGTTCTTCTACTGTATCAACAAACACCACTAATTATGAG TTTTCTGATGGTTCAGATGAGGTAGAATTGAGATTGTTTATTGGAGATGAAAGTATTCAGAGCTCAAAAGATGTGCTTGTTGATGCTGATGAGAATTTCATAACGATCAAGACAAGACAGGATGGATCATTTAGAACTGCCATGGAACTTAATCTTTATGGAAGGATAAAACCAGCAGAAACAATATG GCTGTTAGATGATGATCAACTGGTTGTTAATCTGAAGAAGCAAGATCCCGAGATGAAATGGCCTGATATCACGGAAACATGGGAGTCCTTAACGGTTGGAGTTGCACAACTTCTGCAAGGAGTGTCTGTTTTTTTAGTTGGAGAATTCTCTGAAATTAATTATAAAGTTTCTCGGGAGCTGGCAGTTGGCCTAGG ATATACACCACTCGATACAAGAGAGCTGCTTGAAACTTTTACCAAGCAAACAGTTGATTCAT TGGTGATTGCAGAAGGGTCTGATGCTATAGCAGAAGTAGAGAGTGCCATCTTGGAAAGCCTAAGCAG CCATATACGTTCAGTTGTTGCTACCATAGGAGGGCAACATGGTGCTGCTGCAAGAGGTGATCAATGGAGGCATCTTTACTCGGGATTTACCGTCTGGCTTTCTCAATCTGAAGCTAAAG ATGAAGCTGCAGCAAAAGAAGAGGCAAGGATAACCATTCAGAGCGGTAGCCAGGGTTTCACCAATGCAGATGTGGTAGTCAAGCTCAGTGGCTGGGATCCGGACTACTCAAAAGCTGTGGCACAGGCTACACTGAGTGCCCTCAAGCAGTTAATCTTGTCCGACAAAAAGCTTCCAG GTAAGAAGGGTCTTTACATTCGGTTAGGATGCAGGGGTGATTGGCCAGACATCAAACCTCCGGGGTGGGACCCATCAACCGGAACAG TTGCTAAGGGCACCAGTTTTTGCTTGAGAATGCAAACCGTTGAACGTAACAGCTAG
- the LOC122606478 gene encoding probable inactive shikimate kinase like 2, chloroplastic isoform X2: protein MELNLYGRIKPAETIWLLDDDQLVVNLKKQDPEMKWPDITETWESLTVGVAQLLQGVSVFLVGEFSEINYKVSRELAVGLGYTPLDTRELLETFTKQTVDSLVIAEGSDAIAEVESAILESLSSHIRSVVATIGGQHGAAARGDQWRHLYSGFTVWLSQSEAKDEAAAKEEARITIQSGSQGFTNADVVVKLSGWDPDYSKAVAQATLSALKQLILSDKKLPGKKGLYIRLGCRGDWPDIKPPGWDPSTGTVAKGTSFCLRMQTVERNS from the exons ATGGAACTTAATCTTTATGGAAGGATAAAACCAGCAGAAACAATATG GCTGTTAGATGATGATCAACTGGTTGTTAATCTGAAGAAGCAAGATCCCGAGATGAAATGGCCTGATATCACGGAAACATGGGAGTCCTTAACGGTTGGAGTTGCACAACTTCTGCAAGGAGTGTCTGTTTTTTTAGTTGGAGAATTCTCTGAAATTAATTATAAAGTTTCTCGGGAGCTGGCAGTTGGCCTAGG ATATACACCACTCGATACAAGAGAGCTGCTTGAAACTTTTACCAAGCAAACAGTTGATTCAT TGGTGATTGCAGAAGGGTCTGATGCTATAGCAGAAGTAGAGAGTGCCATCTTGGAAAGCCTAAGCAG CCATATACGTTCAGTTGTTGCTACCATAGGAGGGCAACATGGTGCTGCTGCAAGAGGTGATCAATGGAGGCATCTTTACTCGGGATTTACCGTCTGGCTTTCTCAATCTGAAGCTAAAG ATGAAGCTGCAGCAAAAGAAGAGGCAAGGATAACCATTCAGAGCGGTAGCCAGGGTTTCACCAATGCAGATGTGGTAGTCAAGCTCAGTGGCTGGGATCCGGACTACTCAAAAGCTGTGGCACAGGCTACACTGAGTGCCCTCAAGCAGTTAATCTTGTCCGACAAAAAGCTTCCAG GTAAGAAGGGTCTTTACATTCGGTTAGGATGCAGGGGTGATTGGCCAGACATCAAACCTCCGGGGTGGGACCCATCAACCGGAACAG TTGCTAAGGGCACCAGTTTTTGCTTGAGAATGCAAACCGTTGAACGTAACAGCTAG
- the LOC122602140 gene encoding delta-9 acyl-lipid desaturase 1-like: MGKGSSMNPDEPVKKRSSSSHQWSSSELEKMKTQGFWLRRWSFIDLTTLCWFTCIHVLAACAPFVFDWDAFVVTVGLTLLTGIGMTLGYHRLLTHRSFKLPKWLEYFFVYWGVLAGQKDPMSWASIHKYHHKYAETDRDPHSPAEGFWFSHIGWFCYNDYVVAKSGESRSGKYANVTDLKAQWFYRFLHDTYFLHPTALAVLLYLHGGFPYLAWAVGIRTITVCHITFVVRSVSHIWGDRTWDTPDTSTNNWVTGVVAIGEGWHNNHHAFPSSARHGLEWWQLDLTWEVIKLLQLAGLATDVKLPTEADKTRMMKLQLQDSKQSNKLN; this comes from the exons ATGGGAAAGGGAAGTAGTATGAATCCCGATGAACCAGTTAAGAAGAGGAGTAGTAGTAGTCATCAATGGTCGTCGTCGGAGCTGGAGAAGATGAAGACACAAGGCTTCTGGTTGCGGAGGTGGAGTTTCATAGACTTGACCACCCTTTGTTGGTTCACTTGCATACATGTGTTGGCTGCTTGCGCGCCTTTCGTCTTCGATTGGGACGCATTTGTGGTGACTGTTGGTTTGACATTGTTGACCGGAATTGGTATGACTTTAGGCTATCATAGACTTCTTACCCATCGCAGCTTCAAGCTTCCTAAATGGCTCGAGTATTTCTTTGTTTATTGGGGTGTACTTGCCGGCCAG AAAGATCCAATGTCATGGGCAAGCATACACAAGTACCACCACAAGTATGCGGAGACAGATAGAGACCCTCATTCTCCAGCGGAAGGTTTTTGGTTTAGTCATATTGGCTGGTTTTGTTACAACGACTATGTCGTAGCCaag TCTGGAGAATCAAGGAGTGGGAAATACGCAAATGTAACGGATCTAAAGGCACAATGGTTCTATAGGTTCCTTCATGATACTTACTTTTTGCATCCAACCGCGCTTGCAGTGCTACTATATCTCCACGGAGGCTTTCCCTACTTGGCTTGGGCAGTG GGTATACGAACGATAACAGTTTGCCATATCACATTTGTGGTCCGCTCGGTCAGTCATATATGGGGCGATAGGACTTGGGACACTCCTGATACTTCCACCAACAACTG GGTGACAGGGGTGGTAGCAATAGGAGAAGGTTGGCATAACAATCATCATGCATTTCCAAGTTCGGCTCGCCATGGATTGGAATGGTGGCAGTTAGACTTGACATGGGAGGTGATCAAGCTTCTCCAGCTTGCCGGATTAGCAACGGATGTCAAGTTACCAACTGAGGCTGACAAAACAAGAATGATGAAGTTGCAGCTCCAGGATTCCAAGCAATCCAACAAATTAAACTGA